One window of Medicago truncatula cultivar Jemalong A17 chromosome 2, MtrunA17r5.0-ANR, whole genome shotgun sequence genomic DNA carries:
- the LOC11429248 gene encoding LOW QUALITY PROTEIN: probable sphingolipid transporter spinster homolog 2 (The sequence of the model RefSeq protein was modified relative to this genomic sequence to represent the inferred CDS: substituted 1 base at 1 genomic stop codon) produces MEPSIMSSTITMIPTTSWFTPKRLLGIFCVINLLNYMDRGAIASNGVNGSNGTCTEGAAATCTSATGIQGDFKLNNFEDGVLSSDFMVGLLMASPIFASLAKSVNPFKLIGSGLSIWTLATFFCGFSFNFWSISVCRMLVGVGEASFISLAAPFIDDNAPASQKTAXLAMFYMCIPSGYAFGYVYGGLVGSHFGWRYAFWIESILMLPFSILGFAMKPLQLKGFVHADLIKTRVPDIVASGVQVMSPSTGRDESVYLKAEFRDKSSNDQSKSKSVTKMFDQFSRFWIDMKALLLNKVYVINILGYIAYNFVLGAYSYWGPKAGYNIYHMTNADLVFGGITIVCGIVGTLAGGFVLDYMTNTLSNAFKLLSVTTFLGAAFSFGAFLCRNVNGFLALFSIGELLVFATQVLVNYVCLHCVKPSLRPLSMAMSTVAIHLFGDVPSSPLVGVLQDSINNWRATALILTTILFPAAGIWFIGIFVHSVDRFEDDSEQQVCTIPLLQEKTGETSISHAQSQEC; encoded by the exons ATGGAACCATCCATAATGTCTTCCACCATCACCATGATTCCCACAACTTCATGGTTTACACCAAAGAG GTTACTTGGTATATTTTGTGTGATTAATTTGTTAAACTATATGGATCGAGGAGCAATAGCTAGCAATGGTGTTAATGGAAGTAATGGAACATGCACTGAAGGTGCTGCTGCTACTTGCACTTCTGCTACAGGAATACA GGGGGATTTTAAGTTGAACAATTTTGAAGATGGTGTTTTATCATCTGATTTTATGGTTGGACTTCTCATGGCTTCTCCAATATTTGCGTCTCTAGCTAAGAG TGTCAATCCATTTAAACTTATAGGATCCGGATTGTCAATTTGGACACTAGCAACCTTCTTCTGtggtttttcttttaatttctggTCTATTTCAGTTTGTCGCAT GCTGGTTGGTGTTGGAGAGGCTTCGTTTATAAGTCTAGCAGCACCTTTTATTGATGACAATGCCCCAGCTTCTCAG AAAACAGCATAGCTTGCAATGTTTTACATGTGTATACCATCCGGATATGCATTTGGATATGTCTATGGTGGTTTG GTTGGAAGTCATTTTGGTTGGCGTTATGCATTCTGGATCGAGTCTATTTTGATGCTTCCATTTTCTATTTTAGGATTTGCAATGAAGCCTTTACAGTTGAAAG GTTTTGTTCATGCCGATTTGATAAAGACACGAGTACCTGATATAGTTGCATCAGGAGTTCAAG TCATGAGCCCTTCTACCGGCAGAGATGAGTCGGTGTACTTAAAGGCAGAGTTCAGAGATAAAAGTTCAAATGACCAATCCAA GTCTAAATCTGTTACAAAAATGTTTGATCAGTTCTCGAGGTTTTGGATTGATATGAAAGCACTTCTGCTCAATAAGGTTTATGTTATCAATATTCTAG gTTACATAGCGTACAACTTTGTCTTAGGTGCTTACTCATATTGGGGCCCCAAAGCTGGCTATAATATTTATCACATG ACCAATGCAGATTTGGTATTTGGAGGAATTACAATTGTATGTGGAATAGTGGGCACATTAGCTGGAGGATTTGTTCTGGATTATATGACTAACACattatcaaatgcatttaag CTTCTCTCAGTGACAACATTTCTTGGGgcagcattttcttttggaGCCTTCTTATGCAGAAATGTGAACGGCTTTCTTGCTCTTTTCTCTATTGGTGAACTTCTTGTTTTTGCCACTCAGGTAC TTGTGAATTATGTATGTCTCCATTGTGTTAAACCAAGTTTGAGGCCACTATCCATGGCCATGTCTACTGTTGCCATTCATCTCTTTGGAGATGTGCCTTCCTCACCTCTTGTCGGAGTTCTCCAG GATAGCATTAACAACTGGAGAGCAACTGCATTGATCTTAACAACCATATTGTTTCCAGCGGCTGGAATATGGTTTATCG GAATATTTGTGCATAGCGTGGATAGATTTGAAGACGACAGTGAACAACAAGTGTGCACTATACCGTTACTTCAAGAGAAGACCGGAGAAACATCAATATCTCATGCACAATCTCAAGAATGTTGA
- the LOC11429249 gene encoding cytochrome P450 89A2, with amino-acid sequence METWFIALVSLCIIFLIRAIFSSLTTTNKTTATLPPGPPHIPIITSILWLRKSSSQLEPFIKTLHTKYGPIITLKISYRPSIFISDHTLAHHALVQNSAIFSDRPRALPTAKIISSNQHNISSAFYGATWRALRRNLASEMLHPSKIKSFSEIRKWVLHTLINRLKTASELETADYIKVMPHFNYAMFCLLVFMCFGERVNDEKISDIERVQRTILLSVNKFNIINFWPKVTRILFCKRWEELLKLRKDQEDVLLPLIRARKQVKESRLNNVNPVVSYVDTLLELELPDEKRKLSEDEMVSLCSEFLNAGIDTTSTALQWIMANLVKYPDVQGRLVDEIREVMGRDGNGEKVEVKEEDLQKLLYLKCVVLEGLRRHPPGHNVLPHAVTEDVLFNGYLVPKNGTVNFMVAEMGWDPRVWEDPMEFKPERFLKDETFDITGSKEIKMMPFGVGRRICPGYNLALLHLEYFVANLVWNFDWKVPEGGHVDLSEKQEFTVVMKNPLQVRISPRI; translated from the coding sequence ATGGAAACATGGTTCATTGCACTTGTTTCTCTCTGCATCATCTTCCTCATCAGAGCCATCTTCTCCTCCCTCACCACCACCAACAAAACCACCGCAACCCTCCCTCCCGGTCCACCGCATATCCCCATTATCACAAGTATCCTATGGCTCCGAAAATCATCGTCCCAACTCGAACCTTTTATCAAAACCCTCCACACCAAATATGGTCCTATCATCACTCTCAAAATCAGTTACCGACCTTCCATTTTCATCTCCGACCATACTCTCGCCCACCACGCTCTCGTTCAAAACTCAGCCATCTTCTCTGATCGCCCTAGAGCTCTTCCCACCGCCAAAATCATCTCCAGCAACCAACACAACATCAGCTCCGCTTTTTATGGTGCAACATGGCGTGCCCTCCGTCGAAACCTTGCTTCTGAGATGCTTCATCCATCTAAGATCAAATCTTTCTCAGAAATCCGTAAGTGGGTCCTACACACTCTCATCAACCGTCTCAAAACTGCATCCGAATTGGAAACAGCTGATTATATTAAAGTTATGCCACACTTCAACTATGCTATGTTCTGTTTACTTGTTTTCATGTGTTTTGGTGAAAGAGTTAATGATGAGAAAATCAGTGATATTGAGCGTGTACAAAGGACAATTCTGTTGAGTGTTAACAAATTCAATATAATAAATTTCTGGCCAAAAGTTACTCGGATTTTGTTTTGCAAACGATGGGAAGAGTTGTTGAAGTTACGAAAGGATCAAGAAGATGTTTTGCTTCCGCTGATTAGAGCGAGGAAGCAAGTTAAAGAGAGTAGATTGAACAATGTTAACCCTGTAGTTTCGTATGTGGATACTCTTTTGGAGTTGGAGTTGCCTGATGAGAAACGGAAATTGAGTgaagatgaaatggttagtctTTGTTCAGAGTTTTTGAATGCTGGGATAGATACTACTTCCACGGCTTTGCAATGGATTATGGCAAATTTGGTGAAGTACCCCGACGTGCAAGGGAGGCTTGTGGACGAGATTAGGGAGGTGATGGGTCGTGATGGAAATGGAGAGAAGGTGGAAGTGAAAGAGGAAGATTTGCAGAAACTTTTGTATCTGAAATGTGTGGTTTTGGAAGGGTTGAGGCGTCATCCACCGGGGCATAATGTGTTGCCACACGCGGTGACAGAGGATGTGCTTTTTAACGGTTATTTGGTGCCTAAAAATGGGACGGTCAATTTTATGGTGGCAGAGATGGGGTGGGATCCTCGTGTTTGGGAGGATCCAATGGAGTTTAAGCCAGAGAGGTTTTTGAAGGATGAAACATTTGACATTACGGGGAGTAAAGAGATAAAGATGATGCCATTTGGTGTTGGTAGGAGAATCTGTCCCGGATATAATTTAGCTTTGCTTCACTTGGAATATTTTGTGGCTAATTTGGTTTGGAATTTCGATTGGAAGGTTCCAGAAGGTGGGCATGTTGATTTGTCGGAAAAACAAGAATTCACTGTGGTGATGAAAAATCCATTGCAAGTTCGTATTTCTCCTAGGATATAG